One Leptolyngbya sp. SIO1E4 genomic window, GTGTCCTGTTCATCCCCATGAGGCACTGTCTGAAGCAGCCATTGGCTGCCTGGACTTTGAAGCTGCCGAGTTAAGATGGCAACTCAATCAGTTTTTGGAGAACGAATCTTAGAGCATGCTGGTGAGAAATCTGTCGGACTGCGAAATGTTTATCGCAGGGGACAACACCCAACTGCGTGAGCTGTTGCACCCCGATAAGCAGTCCGTTGAGTTGCGCTATAGTCTGGCCCATGCCCAGGTGCCTGTTGGGGAAACCTCTGTGGATCATGCCTTAACCACCTCTGAGGTTTACTACCTGCTCAGTGGCCAGGGAGACATGCACATTAATGATGAGGTTCAAGCAGTAGGGCCGGGGGATGCCATTTACATCCCGCCGAATGCGCGTCAGTTTATTCGCAATACCGGACAGGAACCCATTGTGTTTATCTGCATTGTCGATCCTGCCTGGCGAGCTGAAAATGAAACCGTTTTCAAGGGTTAAAACGGGTCGTCGCGGGCGCAGGGGGGTTCGATGTGCTTAATTGGCAGGCGCATCTATTGTCAGGGTGATGACGGCACGACCTTCGTCACCCCCACCAATTGAAACGCTGACGTTGCGGTCGTCCCCTTTATTAGCCATGAGGAAGGCCCCTTGAGGGATACGGGTGGTATCTGTAACTTCCCACTCGTTCGCTTGGAGCTGCTCTTCATAAAATCTCATGACGGTCTCCGGCTCAGTGGTGGTTTCGAGCACCATCATGATGCTTTCAGGGGCGACGGTTGTGCCCATGACCGTGGCATCGGTA contains:
- a CDS encoding cupin domain-containing protein — encoded protein: MLVRNLSDCEMFIAGDNTQLRELLHPDKQSVELRYSLAHAQVPVGETSVDHALTTSEVYYLLSGQGDMHINDEVQAVGPGDAIYIPPNARQFIRNTGQEPIVFICIVDPAWRAENETVFKG